In Aedes albopictus strain Foshan chromosome 3, AalbF5, whole genome shotgun sequence, the following are encoded in one genomic region:
- the LOC134290623 gene encoding uncharacterized protein LOC134290623 produces the protein MSSQGSRRGTPTVQTNVAGAISVTEWNTDRNQSSVEQSVVNPKVPPPEQQVIDNKTDKANPAYSGAVKKTITIPAASREAPVVNVPLATASNVNNDFVRRNPFRRARENRYDRCQVCGNQISDNLLQCNGCNANYHLVCVKMSSGPEGLTWWCRNCQTAVSAGFKPRQLQRVPTKASSDPTANTQGEISHYNPPPAAPPKSQVQIQEPILRGTRSKGSISSRGASRRIELQLQKLEEEKKFHQQYLDQKYSLMLELDSECSSEVLDENELEKIEDWIAATEGCADELDSGVDAELTMEGHRHGNANLLTEHIARRADQLDTQAFNVNELHRVPVGNIGNRQARPAAPVTCNPNDIRAAPVGIHGQGRAAYVPPDQNMRRACTTNNFLPQQGSTPMRQTAREHDPTIFPQHFDPVGNETVCILNRSQLAARQAVSRDLPEFSGNSEDWPLFLSVFNTSTQMCGFSPEENMLRLRKCLKDRALEAVRCRLLHPSNVDGVIATLKMLYGRPEAIIQSIIKKVRSLPAPNMEKLETVVNFALAVENLVATMQACQIGDFVYNASLRLELVDRLPPTLKLDWAKCVRNNPAPNLIDFSSWLYNTAEDASAVMVSPSTGLRPRSTKKEGFLNHHSETSPDVSRRQCVKSATESSTKSETSRICIVCKGTCSALHNCKRFNEFSFDSKWATIKEHKLCRKCLRKHNGNCRLKQQCGVNGCTYLHHPLLHGTRHASGESNGPQQDPPRVETTSVNVHQGQSDFLFRIFPVTLHGPHKTIRTYAFVDDGSELTLIEQSLADELGVKGTNIPLCLKWTGDTCRVEKSSQQIGLQISAVQNPEKRFSLSDVRTVGNLKIRPQTLRASELQERYPHLAGIPLESYRNISPGLLIGLDNAALGHVTKSREGNLNEPIAVKTRLGWTVYGCCSTDTKRIHHVNHHSVEACHCNASDEDLHLAMKQYFALDSLGVTIPSKQLMSSEDQRARTLLQTLTIPKEGRYECGLLWKYDNVRLPDSKQMALNRWKCLDRRLMKDSSLAEVLRLKIGEYIAKGYISKLSTEELMIPRPRVWYLPMFPVWNPNKPGKTRLVWDAAATAHGVSLNSVLLKGPDQLASLLTILIKFREFKIAVCADLREMYHQVLMREDDQHCQRFFWKHNDTDPEPSVYVMKVQSFGACCSPSIAQHVKNHNAEKFKQECPAAVEAITKCHYVDDMLMSVETEEEAVQVSTDVRKIHKQGGFEMHNWLSNSPRVLQILKEPTTKEKDFSIGQDTMAEKVLGMWWETNSDCFTYKLSSRLDSGLLSGDRRPTKREVLRTLMMLYDPLGLIAHFTMLLKVLLQEIWRTSVDWDDEIEDAQFAKWLTWLKALPSIADIKIPRCYRVETSLADGIEIQLHTFMDASESGFAAIVYLRFQDTKSIECSLVGAKTRVAPLKFLSIPRSELQSCILGVRLSETILQSLSVKVSRRFFWTDSRDVLCWLNSDHRRYSQFVAHRVSEILEVSNADEWYWIPTKHNVADDGTKWKQTINLSSSCRWFTGPDFLRKPPDTWPGTTRSIGTTEEELRPHLLTHVQTEDPIIAPQNFSQWSRLLRRIAYLYRFVDCWKARLHKVPIAQGTLTQAELAKAERYLYRLAQANAYSAEVTALSTNAATKSPRQVANHSSIRRLSPFLDEHGILRVRGRTSACKFIDYNAVNPIILPHQEHITRLIVEDFHRRFLHQNHATTMNEIRQQFHVTRLKSVYRTVRRKCQQCRNDHAAPQPPAMADLPQSRLAAFSLSFVYMGVDYFGPLLVVVGRRTEKRWGVLGTCLTTRAICIEIAHTLTTDSCVMALRNIMVRRGVPAVIYSDRGTNFQGASKDVQQEMHNLQERLVTAFTTSKTEWVFIPPASPHMGGAWERMIRTVKQNLNKLLPNRFPSDEVLRNTMMEVENIVNSRPLTEIPLDNDQSPVLTPNHFLVGSQNGLKPRIPFDDSPVALKYGWQHSQVMANRYWKQWLRDYLPTITRRNKWFNNVKPIEVNDIVVIVDPQLPRNQWPRGRVIGVTTSADGQVRSATVQTSNGGIYERPAVKLAVLDVGVSKNTATEDPTCISGGEC, from the coding sequence ATGTCGAGCCAAGGATCAAGAAGGGGTACACCCACCGTCCAGACCAACGTTGCTGGAGCTATCAGTGTCACCGAGTGGAACACGGATCGCAACCAATCGTCTGTAGAGCAGTCAGTGGTAAACCCCAAAGTCCCCCCTCCCGAACAACAGGTAATTGATAATAAGACCGATAAAGCAAATCCCGCCTATTCCGGCGCGGTGAAGAAAACCATAACTATTCCGGCGGCTAGCCGTGAGGCACCAGTAGTAAATGTACCCCTAGCTACCGCCTCCAATGTCAATAATGATTTTGTCAGACGTAATCCGTTCCGTCGCGCGCGTGAGAATCGGTACGATCGCTGTCAAGTGTGTGGCAATCAAATTAGTGACAATCTTCTTCAGTGCAATGGTTGCAACGCGAATTATCACTTAGTGTGTGTTAAAATGTCGTCAGGCCCAGAAGGACTAACGTGGTGGTGTAGGAACTGCCAGACTGCAGTCAGTGCTGGTTTCAAACCCCGACAACTGCAGCGCGTTCCCACCAAAGCATCTTCAGACCCCACAGCAAACACCCAAGGAGAAATCTCGCATTATAATCCACCCCCAGCGGCGCCACCCAAGAGTCAGGTTCAGATCCAGGAACCAATTCTACGAGGGACGCGGAGCAAAGGATCCATCAGCAGCCGCGGGGCCAGCAGACGAATTGAGCTGCAGCTTCAAAAACTAGAAGAGGAGAAGAAATTTCACCAGCAGTATCTGGACCAGAAGTACAGTCTCATGTTGGAGTTGGACAGTGAATGCAGCAGTGAAGTACTGGACGAAAACGAGCTGGAGAAGATCGAGGACTGGATTGCCGCTACGGAAGGTTGCGCAGACGAATTGGACTCCGGAGTTGATGCAGAGCTAACAATGGAAGGACACAGGCACGGTAACGCAAACCTACTCACGGAGCACATCGCTCGAAGAGCAGATCAGTTAGACACGCAGGCCTTCAACGTTAACGAACTTCATCGTGTACCAGTCGGAAACATCGGAAATCGTCAGGCAAGACCAGCAGCACCTGTAACTTGCAACCCGAACGACATTAGAGCAGCCCCGGTCGGTATCCACGGTCAAGGCCGAGCAGCGTACGTTCCTCCAGATCAGAACATGAGAAGAGCGTGTACAACAAATAACTTTTTACCTCAACAAGGCTCAACGCCGATGCGCCAGACAGCGCGCGAACATGATCCAACGATTTTTCCACAACATTTCGACCCGGTAGGCAATGAAACGGTTTGTATACTCAACCGAAGTCAGCTGGCGGCACGCCAGGCGGTCTCAAGAGATCTCCCAGAATTCAGCGGCAATTCCGAAGACTGGCCCCTCTTTCTTTCCGTCTTCAATACGTCGACCCAGATGTGTGGGTTCTCACCGGAGGAGAATATGCTGAGACTACGGAAATGCTTGAAGGATAGGGCGCTGGAAGCTGTGAGATGCCGCCTACTACACCCATCTAACGTGGACGGCGTAATAGCAACCCTCAAAATGCTATACGGAAGACCAGAGGCTATAATCCAGTCTATAATCAAGAAGGTTAGATCCCTACCGGCTCCCAATATGGAAAAATTGGAAACCGTTGTCAACTTCGCCCTCGCAGTGGAAAACCTTGTAGCCACCATGCAAGCTTGTCAGATCGGAGACTTCGTGTACAATGCTTCATTGCGACTGGAGCTAGTGGATCGCCTCCCACCAACATTAAAACTAGACTGGGCAAAATGTGTTCGCAACAACCCGGCACCCAACCTTATCGACTTTAGCAGCTGGCTGTACAATACAGCAGAAGATGCCAGTGCAGTCATGGTCTCTCCGTCAACAGGACTGCGGCCTCGCAGTACCAAAAAGGAAGGTTTCCTGAACCACCATTCGGAGACCAGCCCTGATGTCTCACGCAGACAATGCGTGAAGTCAGCTACAGAATCTTCAACCAAGAGCGAAACATCAAGAATCTGCATCGTGTGCAAGGGAACCTGCTCGGCGCTGCACAACTGTAAGCGTTTCAACGAGTTCAGTTTTGACTCGAAATGGGCGACTATCAAGGAGCACAAGTTGTGTCGCAAATGCCTCCGGAAACACAACGGAAACTGCAGATTGAAGCAGCAATGCGGAGTCAATGGCTGCACCTATCTGCATCATCCACTTCTCCACGGAACCAGGCACGCTAGCGGTGAATCCAACGGCCCGCAACAGGATCCACcccgagttgaaaccaccagTGTCAACGTACATCAAGGACAGTCAGATTTCCTGTTCCGCATCTTCCCGGTCACCCTCCATGGTCCGCATAAGACAATACGAACGTACGCATTTGTCGACGACGGTTCGGAATTGACACTAATTGAACAGAGTCTTGCGGATGAGCTCGGCGTAAAGGGAACCAACATCCCGCTGTGCTTGAAGTGGACCGGGGATACTTGTCGAGTAGAAAAATCATCGCAGCAAATAGGACTTCAAATATCCGCCGTACAAAACCCAGAGAAAAGGTTCAGTCTTTCTGATGTACGCACAGTAGGAAACCTGAAAATTCGGCCGCAAACGCTGCGGGCATCCGAATTACAAGAACGATACCCTCATCTAGCGGGAATACCATTGGAATCGTATAGAAACATCAGTCCAGGACTCCTGATAGGACTTGACAACGCCGCTCTGGGTCACGTGACCAAAAGCCGAGAAGGAAATCTGAACGAGCCTATCGCCGTAAAAACACGACTTGGATGGACAGTGTATGGCTGCTGCTCGACCGACACTAAGCGAATTCATCACGTCAACCATCATAGTGTTGAGGCTTGTCACTGCAACGCAAGCGACGAAGACCTTCACTTGGCAATGAAGCAGTATTTCGCGCTGGACAGCCTCGGCGTTACCATTCCATCCAAACAGTTGATGTCGTCGGAGGACCAGAGAGCCCGAACCCTACTGCAAACTCTTACAATACCTAAGGAAGGTCGCTACGAATGTGGCCTGTTATGGAAGTATGACAACGTTAGACTACCGGACTCAAAGCAAATGGCCTTAAACCGTTGGAAGTGTTTGGATCGGCGCCTGATGAAGGACTCGTCCCTAGCCGAAGTTCTCAGGCTCAAAATTGGAGAGTACATCGCGAAAGGCTACATCAGCAAACTATCTACGGAAGAGCTCATGATACCACGACCTCGCGTATGGTATTTACCGATGTTTCCAGTCTGGAATCCCAACAAGCCGGGTAAAACAAGACTGGTATGGGACGCTGCCGCGACTGCCCATGGTGTATCCCTGAACTCCGTTCTATTGAAGGGCCCAGACCAACTAGCATCGCTTCTAACGATTCTAATCAAATTCCGAGAGTTCAAGATAGCAGTTTGCGCTGATCTTCGGGAAATGTACCATCAGGTACTGATGCGCGAGGATGACCAACATTGTCAACGTTTTTTCTGGAAGCATAATGACACAGATCCCGAACCCAGCGTTTACGTCATGAAGGTGCAGTCATTCGGCGCGTGCTGTTCGCCTAGTATCGCACAACACGTTAAAAATCACAATGCTGAAAAATTCAAGCAAGAATGCCCTGCCGCTGTTGAAGCTATCACCAAATGTCACTACGTGGACGATATGCTTATGAGTGTGGAGACGGAAGAAGAAGCCGTCCAGGTGTCTACGGATGTTAGAAAGATTCACAAGCAGGGCGGTTTCGAAATGCACAACTGGTTGTCAAACTCGCCGCGGGTTCTACAAATTCTAAAGGAACCAACAACGAAGGAGAAGGACTTCAGCATCGGACAGGATACTATGGCTGAAAAGGTCCTCGGAATGTGGTGGGAAACCAACTCGGACTGTTTCACGTACAAGCTGTCTTCACGTCTAGATTCTGGATTGTTATCCGGGGACCGCCGTCCTACTAAACGCGAAGTATTACGCACGCTGATGATGCTGTACGACCCATTAGGGCTCATCGCCCACTTCACAATGCTCTTGAAGGTATTGCTTCAAGAAATCTGGAGGACTTCAGTAGACTGGGACGATGAGATAGAAGACGCACAGTTCGCGAAGTGGCTGACGTGGTTGAAGGCGTTACCAAGTATAGCGGACATCAAAATTCCACGCTGCTACCGAGTAGAAACCTCGTTGGCTGACGGCATTGAGATCCAGCTCCACACCTTCATGGACGCCAGCGAAAGCGGATTTGCGGCCATTGTGTATTTAAGGTTCCAAGACACGAAGTCGATCGAGTGTTCGCTAGTTGGAGCCAAAACAAGAGTCGCCCCATTAAAGTTCCTATCAATTCCGCGTTCTGAGCTACAGTCCTGTATTCTCGGTGTAAGACTTAGTGAAACCATCCTGCAGTCGCTTTCCGTTAAGGTATCAAGAAGATTCTTCTGGACCGACTCCAGAGACGTGTTATGCTGGCTAAACTCAGACCACCGACGATATAGTCAATTCGTTGCTCACCGTGTTAGCGAGATTCTGGAAGTGTCAAACGCAGATGAATGGTACTGGATACCAACCAAACACAACGTAGCCGACGACGGTACCAAATGGAAGCAGACGATCAATTTGAGCTCTTCATGCCGTTGGTTTACAGGGCCCGACTTCCTCCGTAAACCACCAGATACATGGCCAGGGACTACACGCTCCATCGGCACTACTGAAGAAGAACTTAGACCACATCTACTAACGCACGTTCAAACCGAGGATCCAATCATAGCACCACAAAATTTCTCGCAGTGGTCTAGATTGTTGAGAAGAATTGCATACCTTTACAGATTTGTCGATTGCTGGAAAGCCCGTCTTCATAAGGTACCGATAGCTCAAGGAACGCTAACTCAGGCAGAGCTTGCCAAGGCCGAGCGCTATCTGTATCGTCTGGCGCAAGCAAATGCGTACTCTGCAGAAGTAACCGCTCTCTCGACGAATGCTGCCACAAAATCACCTCGACAAGTCGCAAACCATAGCTCGATTCGTCGATTAAGCCCCTTTCTGGACGAGCACGGAATCCTTAGAGTTCGTGGGCGCACGAGCGCCTGTAAGTTCATTGACTACAACGCAGTGAATCCTATTATACTACCGCATCAAGAGCACATCACAAGATTGATAGTGGAGGACTTTCATCGCAGATTTCTACATCAAAATCATGCTACAACGATGAACGAAATTCGCCAACAGTTTCACGTAACGCGACTCAAAAGTGTCTACCGTACCGTTCGCAGAAAGTGTCAGCAATGCCGTAACGATCATGCCGCTCCACAACCGCCAGCCATGGCAGACCTGCCACAGTCGCGTCTAGCTGCCTTCAGTCTTTCGTTTGTCTACATGGGGGTGGATTACTTCGGTCCACTGTTGGTCGTGGTCGGCCGCCGTACAGAGAAGAGATGGGGTGTCCTGGGTACATGCCTGACGACTCGCGCCATTTGCATAGAGATTGCCCACACTTTAACCACCGATTCATGCGTTATGGCATTACGGAATATTATGGTACGGAGGGGGGTTCCAGCGGTCATCTATAGCGACAGAGGAACAAATTTCCAAGGCGCTAGCAAAGATGTGCAACAAGAAATGCACAACCTACAAGAGCGTCTCGTAACAGCATTCACCACATCCAAAACAGAGTGGGTCTTTATCCCACCTGCCTCACCCCACATGGGAGGAGCGTGGGAACGGATGATTCGAACGGTCAAACAAAATCTGAACAAACTTCTCCCCAATAGATTTCCAAGTGATGAAGTTTTGAGGAACACAATGATGGAAGTAGAGAACATAGTCAATTCTCGGCCTCTTACTGAAATTCCCCTCGACAACGACCAGTCACCTGTTCTGACTCCCAATCACTTCCTGGTGGGGTCGCAGAACGGACTAAAACCTCGGATTCCGTTTGATGACAGTCCGGTAGCCCTGAAATACGGTTGGCAACACTCTCAAGTGATGGCTAACAGATACTGGAAGCAATGGCTACGCGATTACCTACCAACGATAACGCGAAGGAATAAATGGTTCAACAATGTAAAGCCGATTGAAGTAAACGACATTGTGGTCATTGTGGACCCTCAGCTGCCACGTAACCAGTGGCCAAGAGGACGGGTCATCGGGGTCACTACATCCGCAGATGGCCAAGTGAGAAGCGCCACGGTGCAGACATCAAATGGAGGAATCTATGAGCGACCAGCTGTAAAGCTCGCCGTGCTCGACGTTGGCGTTTCGAAGAATACAGCTACGGAGGATCCTACGTGTATTTCAGGGGGGGAATGTTAG